GATGAGCTTCACGCAAGTTGGCCTTGGTAAGATCAGCTTCTTTTAAGTGTGCTCCTATAAGACCCGCCTGTTGTAGATTTGCTTCTGATAGATTAGTTTTGATCAAAAGCGAACCGGTCAATGCGGTTCTTCTAAGATTTGCCCCGCTAAGGTCTAACAAGCAAAGGTCTGCTTGTGAGAGATCTGGATTTATCGGCGTATTTTTCCTCTCCATTTATTCCAAACATCTATCCCCCTTTTGAGAATCTCAAGATGTTCCAGATTAGCCATTATTGATGTCTTCCAATCATGTTACCGTAGTGAGCAAGAGATTGCCGTCGCGGTAGGAAACGGCGGTCACCCGCCGTCCCCCGCGCAGATCCCGGCGTGCAGTTTTCCCGCACCGGGCTCTTCAGCAAGACTCGCTTCATCAACCGGGATAGCAAGAGAATCGAAATCGTCGTTGCCCGCTGTGGATTTCCGTGATTCGCGGCTGTTCTATCCGATGGCGATTCATCAGCGCCCAGAAGGTCTTGCCAGATGAAACGCCAAATACGGGGCAGCGGGCTCCATTCAACTATACACGCCCGAGTTGCGGCCGCACTGATCCACTGCGAACTTCTGACTCGGTAGACACTCACGCGACCGTCCTATTTAGGGCCGTCGTGTTCCTCTGCCTCGTCCACAAAACGCTTCCAAATGATCAATAACAAGACAAACGCCAAGCACAGACCGATGAGTGTTCCATACACATCCTTCCAGTCAAACACCCCTTTAGGAAGCACCGGCTGTAGAAACTCATAGGCTATGTAGCCCGAAGCAAGCAGAGTGGCTATTCGAAAACTCTGCTTTTTCGTCGAATTCATAGCCGCGATGGTCAAGAAGATCTGGACAACGATGCCCCCGAGATTGCCAATGCTGTCGGCCAATCCGAAATCCATGATAGTATGGCGATATACATACGGCCGATAGACAAATCTTCCAAACTCCGTCACGAAGAATGCCACTACAGCCACACCGAGAAATACCAAGCGAATTCGCCCAGGTCTCAGAAATTGCTCCGGAGTTGCAAGCCAACCCATCTTTCGCTCACAATCTTTCGGCAGCCCAATTTGGATAGAGTGGCGCGTCTTGGCGCCACACCTCCCACACCACTTGGCACACAGATCACGTGCCAAGGCGCTTCGGCTGGGTGAACTCGTTATGCGTGAAGCCGCGGCAACCCAAAGTATCGAAGTACTGCGCCGGCATGGCAAAACTCAACGCCGGACTCCGGCTCGAGCGCCAGGGCCCATGCGCGGACGTTATCGTGTTCCAAGCCAGCCTGCGGCTTACGTTGCGCCGGTGGTGCTCACGGCGGCGGTTACGTAACGCTGCGAAGCCCGACTCAAAAAGGTACTGACTATGCTCGGAAGTCGAAACGATGTAAGTCTATGGTGGAATTGGACGTGATTTCTCGATGGGAAGAGAAAGGATTGACCCGAGGGGAACGATGGAGCATGCATGATCATACTCATCACATTTCTGCCAGCATCCACGGAGGTTGCTCAAAGCAGCCACCCAGAATCATGGCCGCATAATGCAGAAATGCCGTGAAATTGTCAAGCGGGAATTTGAAATCCGAGAAGAATTGGGCTGGCTCTCGCGGCAACGGCGGATTGTGAAGGCGCTACACTGTCAACTGGAGCGGTGGAGGCGCGAAACCATGCTGGCATGGTCTCGATTGCAGTGGAGCGTCAAGTTGGCCTGGGAGGCTCATTCTCAGGCCGCGCCACGGAAGGTCATTTCCGGCGGATGGGCTGGCAAAATGGAGAGTAACACAGCAGGGCTTCGCAAGTCATGCGGCCAAGATTTGGGGAATCAAGTGGTTGGCTAAAAGCCCTTGGTGGGAAAGGTCATGGCTGGCCACCCGAGGTGCTGCGAAGTACTGCATTTGAAACGGGCAGCCGCGAGCAGCAGGATTTGTCCTGGGTCATAAGGAAACCGGCAGCCGGCGGCAAGGCAATGAGTTCGCGGACGCAAGGACAAGTTGGTCGAAACCGATCCCTCCAGCAAGCCGCCAAGACCCTGCCGCGAGCAGAGTCATTCGTTTACTACGGCACCCTCCATCGTCATTCCAGCGCTAAAAGGTGTACAAACTTGACCATCTTTGTCCCGGCCACAAAACAAAAAAGGGAATCGCGGGGATTCCCTTTCTGATCAAAATCATGCACTTGGCTTGGTTGCGGGGGCGGGATTTGAACCCGCGACCTTTGGGTTATGAGACCAACGGCGCAGCAGCCGTTGCGCGCGCAAGCCCTTGTTTTGGAGGCCGAAGCAAGATAGTCAGCGTCGATGCAGCGTCGGTGGTGGACGTTGCCGGGCCATTGCATCATCATCTCCACAGCACGGCGGGAGGGGCTATTATTCACATACTGCCAGAGATTCGTCCACAGGCGTGCCATATGAAAAGGTCCGCACGTGCCCAAGGAACTTTGCTATCTTGCAAATCGCGGTCCAGTAGTCATGTGATACTATCGCAGCAGACTCATGCGTCGTACTTCGCTGAAACGACCGGCATGAAGCCGATAGAAATAGACACCGCTCGCGAGCGGGCGGCCATTTTTATCCCGAGCCTGCCAACGCACGCGATGATCACCTGCGCTGAACTGCGCATCAGCCAGTGTCTCGATCTCATGCCCCAGTGCGTCAAAGATCGTGATCACGACGTGACCGGCTTCCGGCAGCTGAAAGCGAATCTCGGTTTCGGGATTGAAGGGATTAGGGTAGTTCTGGAGCAGCTGATAAGCTGGCGATGCCCCTGCTTCCGCAGCACGAAGCGATGCCTGCTTGTAGATGCCCTGCTCAATAAGGGCAATGGCATTCTCAGCAGCCGTAAGCAAAGGTTGGCCTTCGGCAAGCGTAAGCACGCCACTGGCGATGAACCCATCAACCTGGTTGATAAAGGCCTCCAACTGGTTGATCGCTGTCTTGGCATTGACGTCATCTTTGTCCAGTTGCTGCAATGCGGCCCTGAGCTTGGTCAGCAATGCGTTGCCTTGCCCGCCGTTCAAGACCCCGGACGCGATCAGGTCTTGCACCTGCTCCATAAGTGCCTGAATCTCCTCCTGGGGAGTTGCAATCATCAGGTAGCGCACCAGGGCGAAGTCATGGCCCGTGGCGCTACCCGCACTGGCAATGCCCGCCACTACCATCCTGCCATCATCCTGCAATGCAACGGCTTTGGCGCCTGCCTCACTGCCCAGGGTGGTGGTGAGCAGACCACTGCTGCCGAAGCTGGCGTCGAGCATGCCGCTATTGGTGCAACGGGCCAGCGCGAACACGTTGTAGGTGTTGTTGAAACTCATGCTTCCCACCAGCACGATCCGGCCATCACTCTGCAGCGCGACATCATACGCATAGTCGGCTTGGGAGCCGAAATCGGTCACCGCCCAGCCATCTCCGTCAAAGCTGACATCCAAACTGCCATCCGCATTGTAGCGTGCCACGAGGAAGTTTTGGTATGTGGCATCGTTGCTGGAGCCATGCCCGGCTGCGACAATCTTCCCGTCAGGTTGCAGCGCGAGCGCGTTCACCTGTTCATTGTGAAGACCAAAGTCGCTTATGAGCTTGCCGTCGCCGTCAAAGCTCACATCAAGAGTGCCATCGCTGTTGTAACGCGCCAATCCAAAACCATCATGGTAGTTGTCGATATGTGCCTGTCCTGCGATCAGGATTTTTCCGTCTGGTTGCAGGGCGAGAGCATAGGCAAGATCATAGCCAAAATCAAAAACTGTCATGACTTTGCCATTAACGCCAAAACTGGGATCCAGGCTGCCGTTACTGTTGTAGCGGGCCATGACATAACGCCAACTGGAGGTCGCGGTGTATCCGCCCACGACGATCTTGCCGTCGCCTTGCAGTGCAATGTCCGTGGCGAAATCACCGTCACCATAGAAATCGGTGGTGACTTTTCCCCCGGTGCCAAAACTGGGGTCCAGGCTGCCGTCGGTATGGTAGCGCACCAGCGCGAAATCCGCATTTGCGGGGTAGGAGGAAGTGTAAGTGCAGCCGGCCACTACGATCTTGCCATCGTTCTGAACCACGGCGCGCGCAGCGCAATCAAAGCTGGTCCTGATGTCAGTCGTGACTCTGCCGTCGACCCCAAAACCGGCGTCCAGACTGCCGTCGCGGTTGTAGCGTGCGACCGCAAAGTCGATTGGCCATACCGCCACGGTGTAGCCCACGGCGACAATCTTGCCATCGCTGGGGCTGATCACAACCTCCGTGGCATAGTCATAGTTGGGCCCGACAAAGTCGGTTGCAACCCAGCCATCGCCATCCAGGCTGGGATCCAGGCTGCCGTCGTTGTTCAAGCGCGCGAGCAAGAAGTCCTCGCCAGTGGTGAAGAGACCACCGTCAACAGAGCCCGCGACCAGAATCTTGTCATCACTCTGAATGGCAATACTTCTCGCCGCGCCCTCGACCGCTCCGAAACTGGGTTGCACCAGGCCGTCACCATCAAAGCCGGTATCCAGGCTGCCCTCGGTGTTGTAACGTGCTATGAGCGTACGATATCGGAATTGGTTTGTGAAGTACTGGCCAGCAACCACGATCTTGCCGTCCGATTGCAGGCCGACGCCGTAGCCATAGTTTTCAGTAGCACCATAGTCAGTCGTGACTTTACCACCAACGCCAAAGCCACTGTCCAAGCTGCCATCGCCGTTGTAACGCGCCAAGGCCAAGTCCCTGGTTGACGAACTGCCAGCGGACATCTCACCGGCCACCACAATTCTGCCATCCGTCTGCACCACCACGCCGTGGGCAATTGCGCCGCCACTTGGACCGAAACTCGTGACCAGTTTGCCATTACTGCCAAACGAATTGTCCGGGCTGCCATCGCTGTTGTAGCGCGCGAGTCCAAAGTAGAACCTGCCGCTCCAGACGGAGCCCGCAACCAGGATTTTGCCATCTGCCTGAATGGCAACATCATATCCGTTATCGCTGCCGGCACTGAAATCGGTGATGACAATACCGCTGGTGCCGAAACTGGCATCGAGGCTGCCCTCGCTGTTGTAGCGCGCCAATGCAAAGTCAACCGCGTATGAGATGGTTGAGGTGTAGCCGGCTGCCAAGATTTTTCCATCGGGCTGCAGCTCGATGGCATAAATGAGGGCATCATCCTGTATGGTGGTGAAAACCTTGCCGCCATTGCCAAAGCCGGCGTCCAGGCTGCCGTCAGGGTTGTAGCGGACAAGAACAAAGTCTGAATAAATCGTATTGCCACGCCTGGCGGAGCCGCCTACGACGATCTTACCATCTGGCTGGAACAGGGCGCCGCCAACCATGTCGATTCTGGAACCCAGGTCGGTCGTCACCCTGCCGTCTGTGCCAAAGCTAACATCCAGACTGCCGTCCGGCATGTAACGCGCCAGTGCAAAATCAGAGCCTCCGTCGTCATTCGTGTAGCCGGCGACAAGGATTCTGCCGTCGGCTGGTGCGATAGCGACGCTCTGACCAACCTCCAGGTTGGGGCCTATAAAATCAGTCGTAACCTGCCCGTTGCTGCCAAAAGCCGGGTCGAGACTGCCGGCTTGAGCCAGGCATTCTCCTGATGCAAGCGCGAGCATCGTGCCGAGCAGAAAGGACATTGCGCCCTTCGCAAGCGGAGATCTGTGGCGCATTGCTGAGTTGGGGCTCATGAAGAACCTCCTGGGTGAGTTGAGTAAATCGTTCATTGGCGTGCCGCGACGCGCGACTTTGCTGCACCGGGTTGGAACACAAAATCGGCGAACGCACGCAATCATGCTATCAAGCAGACCGTCAATCTCAGTCGCAAGATCTGAAGGAAGGGGGTACGGCAGGGGAAGGTGGCGGCATGGGAGCGCTGGGTATCATGTCCCAGCATGAATCGGAAAGAACGAGCCTGAATACTTGCGGCCAACGCGCCTACCAGTGCAATCGGACCTTGCGCCGCTGGCGCCCACGCATGAGTGCGCACCGCAGCATCTGAAAAGCTACTGGAACGAGGTCTGCGATGAAACACAGCTCTCTGTTCATCATCCATCACACCGGTCGGCTGCAAGCCTCCCCTTGAGCACGGTTCGCTTTCGAGAAAAAATCGTCCTGGCGCGCACGCTCCAGCGAACAATGCCCACCTTGACCCGGCCGTATCACTCAATGAGTCAGGAAGGCAATTACGAGAGAACTATCTGCAAGGGCCGGACACATGCAAAAACACCTCTCGCTCTAGTGCCGGCTCATTACACGAAGAATATAGAAATCGCGTGGCGCATTAACAACATGAAAGTAGGCCGAACGGATCATCTCAGACACCACGTTCGGAGACCGAATTCTTTCCCCCGCCAGCACACGAAATCAGCATGCCCGGCTGACTTCGTGCGGTATGTACCAAAGTCTGGGGTAAGTACAAGACCTCCGGGACCAAGGATAAGCCAATAATTCTGTTCCAATTGAATCTTGGCTTATCGCAGTAGCATTAGCTTCATCACCTGTGAAAGCTCTCCTGCGCGCAGTTGAAAGAGATACACCCCACTTACCAAGCCTTTCGCCTCCCAAACGCGCTGGTGCTTGCCCGCTGGCAGCTTTTCGGAAACCAGCGTGGCGACTTCATTGCCGAGCAAGTCATAAATCTTCAGCGTGACAAAGCTCGCGTTGGGCAACGCAAACGCAATCGTCGTCGTGGGATTAAAGGGATTAGGATAGTTGTGCCAAAGCTGAAACTGGGCCGGCATTTCCGCTGCGTTCTCATGCACTGTCGAGACTTCCGAAAACTTTCGTACGAGCACATATCTCACGAAATCTTGCGCGTGTTCAAACTTCATGAAGTAGAGCGGAAAGCTGACCAGCACCACGCGATGATCACCGCCGAGATATTCAATGCCCACTGGCTGGCCATTCATCATGCCACCCGGTGTGCCGTCGGCAAAGCGACTGTGATAACGATACACGGTCCGTGCACTCTGGGCGGGATGAATACCCTCTATTCTTGTGAGATGATAACTCCAGGCCGCCAAGCCTTTGGTGGTATCCACGGCGAGCGTGGGATAACCGGGCTGCGCAGGTGAGGCAGACCAAAAGCGCGCTTGCGAAAAATACTCCACGCGCTCGAGCTTGAGATCGTCATAGATAAATTCGCCTGGCCCGTAGTACGCAGGATACGTTTGTGCGGTAGAGAAAGCGCGCGAAGGCATGAAGACGGTTACCAACAAATTGCCGCCATATGCGAGGTATTCTTGCAGGCATCGCCGGCCTGGCAGTGCTGCCGCGGGATCGGAGAAGTCGTTGCCGTGCCACACCACGGTGGAATAAGCTCCCACATCAGCCAGCTTGATGCTACCAGCATGTGCGAGATCATACTCGGTGTGGGTGAAGCCGGCGACCAGGCCGCGATAGTATTGATCCACCTCCTCGTCCGTGGGCCGCATGAGCTGGCCGTCGCCATCCGCGGTTTCATCGACAATCAAGATGCCGCCATCCAGCGAAACCAATCGCGAGCGTACTTCCATGCTGGCTGCGCTTTCGTGAAGTTGGTCATCCAGTGCGCGCACAGTGTAGTAATGATAAATGCCCTTGGTCGCGGTTTCATCCACAAACGAGGTGTCTCGCCAAACGCCGGGTGTCAAAAGAATTGCAGCACCTCCCGGCTCCGGGGCGCGATAGAGGCGATAGCCGAGCAAATCATACTCTCGATTAGGCGACCACGCAAGAGTAATATGCGTGCGCGTGGGCCGGTCCGTGAGATTGATTGGGGCCAGCGGAATGGAACGTACCGTCGCTCGGCGCTCAACCGTCTGGCTCTCGTGGCCTTCATGATCATATGCGCTTACACCGACGAAATACGCCTGGCCCTCAGTCAGATTCTCCAAAATGATCTGCGTGTCGCGCGTGGTGAAGAGCGTGTCGTATTGACCCGAAGACCTGCCGAGATGAACATGATAGCCGGCCAAATCTGACTCAGCATTCGCGCGCCACGACGCAAAGAGACTCGCACCATCGCCCTTATCCACTACTTCAAAATCCTGCACCACCGCTGGGGTTGCAATCGAATGAACCAGGAACGCCGCGCCAGCCTTGGTCACTTCCGCGCAATAGGGCATGCTGTAATTGGCGATGACATCCTGCGGCGTGTGATAGTATGGGCTGAAATCCATCTCTTCAAAGTAGATCGCAGGAAAGCCATATTCCCAAAACGGGTAGCTGTCCGAAGCCTGATTGAGGCTACCGGGCGTGGCTTTGATGGCTGTGTAGGTATTGGTAAGAGTCATCGCCATGTCGAGCAGATGTTCGCTGCCGGTGTAATAGTTGATGCTCACGCGGCTGGCAGGCAACGACCTGAGCGTGTGGCTGATCATGTCGTTGTTGATCATGAGGCGCAGGTTCATGCCCGCAGCTTGGGCTTTTTGCGCCATATCATAACAGCCGGAACCGCCGGAAAGCATCAATTCCTCCGCGCCAAATGCGACGAACTTGATGGTGGCCTCGGGCTGATAGCCGGTGCGCTTCATCGCGCGTGCGATCTCCCATGCCGCAGCAGTGCCGCTGGCGTTGTCATCTGCGCCGGGCGCGAAGCGCATGGGATCATCATAGGTAAAGCAATCATAATGTCCACCGATGAGACAAACCGCGTCCGGATCCCGGCTGCCGGGCAAAGTGACGATGACATTCTTCTGCCACGTCGTGGTGTCCACCGGCCAGGGATTGTAGCAGAGAAAGGAATCGATCTGTACCTGCTCGAAGCCGAGGCGCGCGTATTGCCGCGCAATCCACGCTGCGACGGCGTGCCGAGTCGGCGCCAGGCTGAAGCGCGTTTGAAAGTCCTGCAAGCTTTGGATGAAATACCGCAAAGAATCAGGATTGATTTCTGCGATGATTTTGGTGATGTCGTCCGCTACGGGCAGAGCGGGTGAGAGGCGGCTCAGGATGCGTTCCTCCTTCAGGAACTTGGGCGTTTTAGGCAGGGCCACGGCGCGCAACCCGGCACGAGCGATCTCCAAGGCTGAAAGATCGGGGGCTTTGAGGAGCAACACCTCGCGGCTGGCAAACAACACCTTGCCCGATGACGGCTTGCGTATCGCATTACGCCCATGTTTGCCGCAAATAATGAAATAGGACTCCGACCAGGCGGCAGCATCGATGATTTCAAAGGGCAGTCCGGATTCGTTCAGCTTGGGGAGATCGGCCTGGCTAAGTCCACAAATGAAAGCGGATTCAAATTGATAATACACCGGCAACCGGAGCCGCGCCAACACGGCGCGCTCCTCGCCGTTATTGAGGCGAACGGCAATGAGATAGTCCGTTGCTTCTTGCGCCGACGAATCCGGCAACATGAAAATACTCAAGACGATCATGACCGCCGGCAAGCATGAGATATGAGGCCTTCTGATCAGCATAAAGAACTCCAAATGATCGACAATGCCTTACTATTGCAGCGAATGCCATGCATGTGACCTTTTCCACGACGAGTTTTCTGTCTCGAACAACTCGAGTCCGTCCGAATATCCGACACTCAAAATTCTCTTCCACAGCGAGCAGTGTCTTCATCCCTTGAACCTGTCTGCCCTGTCTGCACAAGAGAAAAGCGTTGGCGAATGGGTTCTGGTCATGTATCTGCACGAGTTGGTTACCTCGCAAATGATAGCCCGTCGCAAATTACCGCAACAAGATGAGTTTCTTGACCTGTTCGAACTCCCCTGCCTGCAACCGATACAAATACACTCCGCTCGCCAAGTCCTTTGCCTCCCACACACGCTGGTGCCTGCCGGCTGGCAGTTTTTCTGAAACCAGCGAGGCGATTTCATTGCCCAGCAAGTCATAAACCTTCAGCGTGACGAAGCTCGCTCGCGGCAGTGCGAAGGTAATGGTCGTGGTGGGATTGAAGGGGTTGGGATAGTTTTGCGACAAGTTCCAGGCGGCTGGCAAGGAGACAGCGAACTTACTGTCAGTAATAATAGTAGGCGCCTCCGGATAGATCTCCATGTCGTCGATAAATGCACCCACATAGGTATTAACGGAGTCCGAGATAAAATGAAAGCGTACCCAGACGTGCTCATTGCCCGTGCCCACAAACTGGTTCAGCGAGATTTGCCGTTGTACCCACTGTGGCCATTGCCTTCCAGAAAGTGAGTCGAGTTGTACCCAGGCCATGCTATCACGGCTCGCTTCGACGTGGCAAACGCCACTGCCTTTGTCAATGATGTAGCGGGTCCAGAATGTGAGCGACGCTTCATCCACCAAGGACAGATTGAATCCCGGCTTAAATGTAAGACAACAGTTCAAAGGAGTCTTGATGAGCGTGGTAGCTGATCGCACACCCGAATGAGAATTTGTGGACTTGATGACCCAGCCCTCTTCCAAATCCCAAAAGTCAGAGTCAAATTCAAAGTCGTCCATCAGATTACTGACGTGAGTCTCAAAAGTTATGCTATCATTATAGGCATTGCGATCTTGCGCTACACCTACAAGTGAGATCGTGAAGTCTGCCTTCCCAGTTTGGGCAAAAGCAACCGGCTCGAATAGGACGCTCTTGTCTGCGTCGCTCGCCAGCGAGGTCATCAGATAGGTGTCCCGGTAGATCACCTGCCCGGCAAATGAACCCATGCAACTCAAAGAGAAATTAGTTTCTGCATTGCGCCCTTGGTTTTTGACTTTTGCCGTGGGACGAAGACGTGCCAGGATCGGCAGTTCCTCGGTCACTGGCCAGATCTGCCGCACCAATATATCGTGATCCGGGTGCGTCACCAGCAAATCCACGGGAACGGTCTGTCTGAAGGCTGTGGTGTCATTGGAAAAAATCGTCAGTCCGCCGCGGTATTTACCCGGTTCCAGATTTCGTGCACCAATCCGCATCTGCATCACTGTTGATTCGCCGCCGGACAGACTGCCTGATCCATTCACCACCTCCAGCCAGTCCACCATGCTGTGGGTTTCTCCGTACGCAATCATGCGAGAAGCATCGTTGCCGTGATCTTCGAAAAGCACGATGCTGCCATCTGTGATCACGATGTCGTCCACAAAGAACCCGGGCCTCGTCGGATCCATTCCTCGCACAAAATTTGTCGGCAGAGAAGCAAAAGCAAAGCGAATCACCACGTCGTCGCTGCGGTAAGAAGAAAGGTCGAACTCAACCTCCTGCCATCTGCCACTAATTCCGGTCCAGCCTGCGGTACTTTCGCTGATACCCCGCCAAAGGCAGAAGCTGTACAACCTGCGCGAGGTGTAACGTGGCCTGATCGGTTCGGCGATAACAAAAGTATTTCCCCGGTCCGTTGAAACCCACACATTGCATCCCTCCCAGCCGTCAAAGGGTGGCATGAGGTGAATTCCCGAAGTATCTTGCATCTGCCAAAAGCCTCGCCAGGATAGACGTGGCTGGTCGGTTGCAGACAAATCGAGAACCGGGGTATCCAGGCATTGGAGCCAATTTTTGTGATAAGTACCGGTTGGAGGATCACCACACCACCACGAGAGGCTGTCGAAGGACATATAGCTGTCAGAGTGAAAGGATGCTGTGCAACTGATGTCGAGAGTAGAATACTCCAGTGACGCAACACCAAGGTTTTGGATGGTCAAGGATTCAAACAACGAATCCCCAGCCACGATGGTAAGATCAAGCTTATTGGGGATAGTTGTCAATGCCGGCCCTCCCGTCTGGCCATCCCAAATATAGGGACAGAAGGTGCCGATCTCACATTCGCCCCATTTGATGCGGAAGTAGCCGCCATCACCCCAGGAGGAAGACCAACTGTTTTTGCAGATCCAGCTCTGCTCATGGTCGTTCCATCCCACCAGCACCACGGCATGACCGCTGACCAGATTTCCCCACACATGTTCATAAACACCCCCGGTATAGTAGCGGAGATCATCATATATCAAAAGATATGCGACAACCGGCCGTCTGAGCAGGGCACTTTTGATGTTTTCGATCTTCGCCTCCCCCAGGGTGACATATCCCCAATCGGGAATGGTGACG
Above is a window of bacterium DNA encoding:
- a CDS encoding pentapeptide repeat-containing protein, which translates into the protein MERKNTPINPDLSQADLCLLDLSGANLRRTALTGSLLIKTNLSEANLQQAGLIGAHLKEADLTKANLREAHLQWAGFQGANLCRANLNRAILDSAILMYANLEEADLLSFA
- a CDS encoding T9SS type A sorting domain-containing protein, with product MSPNSAMRHRSPLAKGAMSFLLGTMLALASGECLAQAGSLDPAFGSNGQVTTDFIGPNLEVGQSVAIAPADGRILVAGYTNDDGGSDFALARYMPDGSLDVSFGTDGRVTTDLGSRIDMVGGALFQPDGKIVVGGSARRGNTIYSDFVLVRYNPDGSLDAGFGNGGKVFTTIQDDALIYAIELQPDGKILAAGYTSTISYAVDFALARYNSEGSLDASFGTSGIVITDFSAGSDNGYDVAIQADGKILVAGSVWSGRFYFGLARYNSDGSPDNSFGSNGKLVTSFGPSGGAIAHGVVVQTDGRIVVAGEMSAGSSSTRDLALARYNGDGSLDSGFGVGGKVTTDYGATENYGYGVGLQSDGKIVVAGQYFTNQFRYRTLIARYNTEGSLDTGFDGDGLVQPSFGAVEGAARSIAIQSDDKILVAGSVDGGLFTTGEDFLLARLNNDGSLDPSLDGDGWVATDFVGPNYDYATEVVISPSDGKIVAVGYTVAVWPIDFAVARYNRDGSLDAGFGVDGRVTTDIRTSFDCAARAVVQNDGKIVVAGCTYTSSYPANADFALVRYHTDGSLDPSFGTGGKVTTDFYGDGDFATDIALQGDGKIVVGGYTATSSWRYVMARYNSNGSLDPSFGVNGKVMTVFDFGYDLAYALALQPDGKILIAGQAHIDNYHDGFGLARYNSDGTLDVSFDGDGKLISDFGLHNEQVNALALQPDGKIVAAGHGSSNDATYQNFLVARYNADGSLDVSFDGDGWAVTDFGSQADYAYDVALQSDGRIVLVGSMSFNNTYNVFALARCTNSGMLDASFGSSGLLTTTLGSEAGAKAVALQDDGRMVVAGIASAGSATGHDFALVRYLMIATPQEEIQALMEQVQDLIASGVLNGGQGNALLTKLRAALQQLDKDDVNAKTAINQLEAFINQVDGFIASGVLTLAEGQPLLTAAENAIALIEQGIYKQASLRAAEAGASPAYQLLQNYPNPFNPETEIRFQLPEAGHVVITIFDALGHEIETLADAQFSAGDHRVRWQARDKNGRPLASGVYFYRLHAGRFSEVRRMSLLR
- a CDS encoding M20/M25/M40 family metallo-hydrolase, with the translated sequence MIVLSIFMLPDSSAQEATDYLIAVRLNNGEERAVLARLRLPVYYQFESAFICGLSQADLPKLNESGLPFEIIDAAAWSESYFIICGKHGRNAIRKPSSGKVLFASREVLLLKAPDLSALEIARAGLRAVALPKTPKFLKEERILSRLSPALPVADDITKIIAEINPDSLRYFIQSLQDFQTRFSLAPTRHAVAAWIARQYARLGFEQVQIDSFLCYNPWPVDTTTWQKNVIVTLPGSRDPDAVCLIGGHYDCFTYDDPMRFAPGADDNASGTAAAWEIARAMKRTGYQPEATIKFVAFGAEELMLSGGSGCYDMAQKAQAAGMNLRLMINNDMISHTLRSLPASRVSINYYTGSEHLLDMAMTLTNTYTAIKATPGSLNQASDSYPFWEYGFPAIYFEEMDFSPYYHTPQDVIANYSMPYCAEVTKAGAAFLVHSIATPAVVQDFEVVDKGDGASLFASWRANAESDLAGYHVHLGRSSGQYDTLFTTRDTQIILENLTEGQAYFVGVSAYDHEGHESQTVERRATVRSIPLAPINLTDRPTRTHITLAWSPNREYDLLGYRLYRAPEPGGAAILLTPGVWRDTSFVDETATKGIYHYYTVRALDDQLHESAASMEVRSRLVSLDGGILIVDETADGDGQLMRPTDEEVDQYYRGLVAGFTHTEYDLAHAGSIKLADVGAYSTVVWHGNDFSDPAAALPGRRCLQEYLAYGGNLLVTVFMPSRAFSTAQTYPAYYGPGEFIYDDLKLERVEYFSQARFWSASPAQPGYPTLAVDTTKGLAAWSYHLTRIEGIHPAQSARTVYRYHSRFADGTPGGMMNGQPVGIEYLGGDHRVVLVSFPLYFMKFEHAQDFVRYVLVRKFSEVSTVHENAAEMPAQFQLWHNYPNPFNPTTTIAFALPNASFVTLKIYDLLGNEVATLVSEKLPAGKHQRVWEAKGLVSGVYLFQLRAGELSQVMKLMLLR
- a CDS encoding T9SS type A sorting domain-containing protein yields the protein MKKSALSFVLISLLSQGVFASSDVERVKQAIAAKGANWTAGESWVTQLPLEELKRLGGAEIPVLARSKAKLITLPKVESLPPVFDWRNNNGNWMTPVKSQAHPKPCGSCWDFAALAAVEAWWKIHHGNPAAQIDLSEQFILSCSEGNCVNWSVEQVFEFVQTVGVPTEACLPYQGDDTIPCSSACGHWEQEAVTIPDWGYVTLGEAKIENIKSALLRRPVVAYLLIYDDLRYYTGGVYEHVWGNLVSGHAVVLVGWNDHEQSWICKNSWSSSWGDGGYFRIKWGECEIGTFCPYIWDGQTGGPALTTIPNKLDLTIVAGDSLFESLTIQNLGVASLEYSTLDISCTASFHSDSYMSFDSLSWWCGDPPTGTYHKNWLQCLDTPVLDLSATDQPRLSWRGFWQMQDTSGIHLMPPFDGWEGCNVWVSTDRGNTFVIAEPIRPRYTSRRLYSFCLWRGISESTAGWTGISGRWQEVEFDLSSYRSDDVVIRFAFASLPTNFVRGMDPTRPGFFVDDIVITDGSIVLFEDHGNDASRMIAYGETHSMVDWLEVVNGSGSLSGGESTVMQMRIGARNLEPGKYRGGLTIFSNDTTAFRQTVPVDLLVTHPDHDILVRQIWPVTEELPILARLRPTAKVKNQGRNAETNFSLSCMGSFAGQVIYRDTYLMTSLASDADKSVLFEPVAFAQTGKADFTISLVGVAQDRNAYNDSITFETHVSNLMDDFEFDSDFWDLEEGWVIKSTNSHSGVRSATTLIKTPLNCCLTFKPGFNLSLVDEASLTFWTRYIIDKGSGVCHVEASRDSMAWVQLDSLSGRQWPQWVQRQISLNQFVGTGNEHVWVRFHFISDSVNTYVGAFIDDMEIYPEAPTIITDSKFAVSLPAAWNLSQNYPNPFNPTTTITFALPRASFVTLKVYDLLGNEIASLVSEKLPAGRHQRVWEAKDLASGVYLYRLQAGEFEQVKKLILLR